The following are encoded in a window of Prochlorococcus marinus str. MIT 1013 genomic DNA:
- the urtA gene encoding urea ABC transporter substrate-binding protein, producing MKLSKRIFAGLATASLAVTVTACGGSDSSGNFDDTVTVGILHSLSGTMAISESTLVDTEKMAIEEINASGGITIDGKSYKIEYIVEDGASDWPTFAEKSKKLIDQDGVPVVFGGWTSASRKAMLPVYESKDAFLYYPIQYEAQECSNNIFYTGATPNQQSEPATDFMYKRSPAAGGDFFLVGSDYVFPRTSNTITKAQVKQLGGKVVGEDYLPLGNTEVAPIISKIKVALPDGGIIINTLNGDQNVAFFKQIQDAGITPSNGYYVMNYSIAEEEISTIGPEFLEGHYGAWNYMMSIDTPASKEFAKSFKKRWGSDRVVADPQESAYNMVYLWKQAVEDAGTFDDNAVREALVGQTFDAPQGPVEVMPNHHLSQTVRIGEINSEGGFTILEETGVVEPQAWNQKHPSSKGYACDWTDPKKGEKYRL from the coding sequence ATGAAGCTTTCAAAGCGTATTTTTGCAGGTTTAGCTACTGCCTCATTGGCTGTTACTGTAACTGCCTGTGGTGGATCAGACTCTTCAGGCAACTTTGATGACACCGTAACTGTTGGAATTCTCCATTCTCTATCAGGGACAATGGCAATCTCCGAATCAACTCTTGTTGACACAGAGAAAATGGCTATTGAGGAGATCAATGCATCAGGTGGTATAACAATCGACGGTAAAAGCTATAAAATTGAGTACATTGTTGAAGATGGTGCCTCAGACTGGCCTACCTTCGCTGAGAAGTCTAAGAAGTTAATTGACCAGGATGGAGTACCAGTTGTTTTTGGTGGCTGGACATCTGCAAGTCGTAAGGCAATGCTTCCCGTTTATGAATCTAAAGATGCATTCCTTTACTACCCAATTCAATATGAAGCCCAAGAGTGCTCTAATAACATTTTCTACACTGGAGCGACTCCTAATCAGCAATCCGAGCCTGCTACAGATTTCATGTACAAGCGCTCACCAGCTGCTGGAGGAGATTTCTTCTTAGTTGGTTCTGATTATGTTTTCCCAAGAACTTCTAATACAATTACTAAAGCTCAAGTTAAGCAACTTGGAGGAAAAGTTGTTGGCGAAGATTACCTTCCTTTGGGTAACACAGAGGTAGCACCTATTATCTCCAAGATCAAAGTTGCTCTTCCTGATGGCGGAATAATTATTAACACCTTAAATGGTGATCAAAATGTTGCTTTTTTCAAGCAAATCCAGGACGCAGGAATTACTCCTTCTAATGGTTACTACGTAATGAACTACTCCATTGCGGAAGAAGAGATTAGTACGATTGGACCTGAGTTTCTTGAGGGCCATTATGGTGCTTGGAACTACATGATGTCTATTGATACACCAGCTTCTAAGGAATTTGCCAAGAGCTTTAAGAAGAGATGGGGTAGCGATCGTGTTGTAGCTGATCCTCAAGAATCCGCTTATAACATGGTTTATCTATGGAAACAGGCAGTTGAAGATGCCGGCACATTTGATGACAATGCTGTTAGAGAAGCATTGGTTGGTCAGACATTCGATGCTCCACAAGGGCCTGTAGAAGTTATGCCTAATCATCATCTATCTCAAACAGTAAGAATCGGTGAAATCAACTCAGAGGGTGGAT
- the ureG gene encoding urease accessory protein UreG — protein sequence MESKLRVGIAGPVGSGKTAIIQRLCENLKDQLEIAVVTNDIYTQEDAKFLTNSKALAPERIKGVETGGCPHTAIREDCSINRIAVEELEQRFATLDLVFVESGGDNLAASFSPELVDLCIYIIDVAAGDKIPRKGGPGITRSDLLVINKIDLAEMVGASLEVMERDTMLMRGDLPWCFTNTKTGEGLNTIEAFLCNQIQNP from the coding sequence ATGGAAAGTAAATTAAGGGTTGGAATAGCTGGTCCAGTAGGATCTGGCAAAACGGCTATTATTCAGAGACTATGCGAAAATCTTAAAGATCAATTAGAGATCGCCGTAGTAACAAATGATATTTATACACAAGAAGATGCAAAATTTTTGACTAATTCAAAGGCTTTAGCACCAGAACGTATCAAAGGAGTTGAGACTGGAGGATGCCCGCATACAGCGATAAGAGAAGATTGTTCTATAAATCGCATTGCTGTTGAAGAGTTAGAACAGAGATTTGCAACTCTAGATTTAGTATTTGTTGAAAGTGGTGGTGATAATCTTGCTGCAAGCTTTAGTCCTGAGTTGGTAGATTTATGTATTTATATAATTGACGTTGCAGCTGGAGATAAGATTCCAAGGAAAGGAGGACCTGGAATAACACGCTCAGATTTATTAGTGATCAATAAGATTGATCTTGCTGAAATGGTAGGTGCAAGTTTAGAAGTGATGGAGAGAGACACCATGTTAATGAGGGGAGATCTTCCATGGTGCTTTACAAATACAAAGACAGGGGAGGGACTTAACACCATCGAAGCTTTTTTGTGTAATCAAATACAAAACCCTTGA
- a CDS encoding urease accessory protein UreF, translated as MKLEFLQLISPSLPVGAFSYSEGLEWLVQNKKVHDEISLFNWLESELSRGQITIEASSIAHIMEDLVDWRDKKDEQYKSLIEEWNSWLTSLRDSPELRSQQTQMGESLLQLLIDLDHPLPNNEKKFIWPIAWAWAGVCWDIPQIDLVEGFLYSWVANQLSAALRLLSLGPTKAQQLQKKSLKLIKSQASYLLEQNPKEIWVGDIGAIMAQQSHVELYSRLFRS; from the coding sequence ATGAAACTTGAATTTTTACAATTAATAAGCCCATCATTACCAGTTGGAGCTTTTAGTTATTCAGAGGGATTGGAGTGGCTTGTCCAAAATAAAAAAGTACATGACGAAATCAGTCTTTTCAATTGGCTTGAAAGCGAACTATCTCGAGGTCAAATAACAATTGAGGCAAGCTCAATTGCGCACATCATGGAAGACTTAGTGGATTGGAGGGATAAGAAAGATGAGCAATATAAGTCACTTATTGAAGAGTGGAATTCTTGGCTTACTTCGCTAAGAGATTCTCCAGAGCTTAGATCCCAACAAACACAAATGGGCGAATCTCTTTTACAGCTGCTCATTGATCTTGATCACCCTCTTCCTAATAATGAAAAGAAATTTATATGGCCGATAGCTTGGGCTTGGGCTGGAGTCTGCTGGGATATACCTCAAATTGATTTGGTGGAGGGGTTTTTATATAGTTGGGTGGCTAATCAGCTAAGTGCAGCGCTAAGACTTTTGTCATTAGGACCAACAAAAGCTCAACAGCTTCAAAAGAAATCTCTAAAACTTATTAAGTCTCAAGCAAGTTACTTATTGGAACAGAATCCCAAAGAAATTTGGGTTGGCGATATCGGCGCTATTATGGCTCAACAGTCACATGTAGAACTTTATTCAAGATTATTCAGAAGCTAA
- the ureE gene encoding urease accessory protein UreE has translation MSHESIYLTERISARGIKHCLLLPLSAKERTQLRGKRLTKDGIDVILNLPRGGGRLMPGEVLKSENSKVFVSIEAAQEDVIRISSENRLKLLKAAYHLGNRHVEIELHNKELYLLNDVVMKKMLERQGFEIESFKRPFSPEIGAYE, from the coding sequence TTGTCACACGAATCAATCTATCTCACTGAGAGAATTAGTGCTCGAGGGATAAAACATTGTCTTTTACTTCCCTTGTCTGCAAAAGAGAGGACTCAGCTTCGGGGAAAGCGATTAACTAAAGATGGGATCGATGTTATTTTAAATTTGCCTAGAGGAGGAGGTAGGTTGATGCCTGGAGAGGTATTGAAAAGTGAAAATTCAAAAGTTTTTGTAAGCATCGAGGCTGCTCAAGAAGATGTAATAAGAATTAGCTCAGAAAATAGATTGAAATTGTTAAAAGCTGCTTATCATTTAGGTAATAGACATGTTGAGATTGAGTTGCATAATAAAGAGTTATATTTACTCAATGATGTAGTTATGAAAAAGATGTTAGAGAGACAAGGTTTTGAAATAGAAAGTTTCAAAAGACCTTTTTCTCCCGAGATTGGAGCTTATGAGTAG
- a CDS encoding urease accessory protein UreD → MTSQWHGTCDLRLFKKSSAKKIDSLKTIHQAKCTAPLKLMKVFNDKKDGRCEIPILHSAGGIVGGDQLKINVNAEKESRAICSSVAAQKVYGSRGRSKLNPKGSWANQKCFFQIKKNSDFEWIPQELIVYQGGLFEQNMTVNLDPSSSFLCVDLVRLGRTAAGEELGSGIWRSSLEIFRENAQGKHYEFSDRLELSGEALKSIHGLEQKPVFGSLTWITPKEIKQKDLSDLLVKCRQHRAGLEGFMTCSLLENGISARYTGSSTQSARFWFYRIWSLTRILRKLSMPEYMRIWPLQENPSTDTKCP, encoded by the coding sequence ATGACATCTCAATGGCATGGAACTTGTGATCTAAGGCTTTTCAAGAAGTCAAGTGCTAAGAAGATCGATAGTCTCAAAACAATTCATCAAGCAAAATGCACTGCCCCATTGAAATTAATGAAAGTATTCAATGATAAAAAAGATGGAAGATGTGAAATACCAATTCTCCATAGTGCTGGAGGCATTGTTGGCGGTGATCAACTGAAAATAAATGTAAATGCTGAAAAAGAAAGCAGGGCTATATGTTCTTCAGTAGCAGCTCAAAAAGTTTATGGAAGTAGAGGCAGATCAAAACTAAATCCTAAAGGGAGCTGGGCAAATCAAAAATGTTTTTTTCAAATTAAAAAAAATTCTGACTTTGAGTGGATCCCTCAAGAATTAATTGTCTATCAGGGAGGTCTTTTCGAACAAAATATGACTGTTAATCTTGATCCTTCATCAAGCTTTTTATGCGTTGATTTGGTTCGTTTGGGAAGGACTGCTGCAGGAGAAGAACTTGGTAGTGGAATATGGAGATCATCTTTGGAAATTTTCAGGGAGAATGCTCAAGGAAAACATTATGAGTTTAGTGATCGCTTAGAACTATCTGGAGAAGCTCTAAAGTCTATTCATGGATTAGAACAGAAACCCGTATTTGGATCCTTAACTTGGATAACACCCAAAGAAATAAAGCAAAAAGATTTGTCTGATTTATTAGTAAAATGCCGACAACATAGAGCTGGTCTTGAGGGATTTATGACTTGTAGTCTTCTTGAAAATGGCATATCAGCAAGATACACAGGCTCGTCAACACAATCAGCTCGATTTTGGTTTTATAGAATTTGGAGTCTTACTAGAATTTTAAGAAAATTAAGCATGCCTGAATATATGAGGATTTGGCCATTGCAAGAAAATCCATCAACAGATACAAAATGTCCATAA
- a CDS encoding urease subunit gamma: MYLSPQEKDKLLVVTAALLAERRLNRGLKLNHPEAVAWLSFQVLEGARDGKSVSTLMSEGTTWLTKEQVMEGVSELIHEVQIEAVFPDGTKLVTLHNPIS, encoded by the coding sequence ATGTACTTAAGCCCTCAAGAAAAAGACAAATTACTTGTAGTTACCGCTGCTCTTTTGGCAGAGAGAAGATTAAATAGAGGTTTGAAATTAAATCATCCTGAAGCCGTTGCTTGGCTTAGCTTTCAAGTACTTGAAGGAGCTAGAGATGGAAAGAGTGTCTCAACCTTAATGAGCGAGGGGACCACATGGTTAACAAAAGAACAAGTCATGGAAGGTGTATCCGAACTCATCCATGAAGTTCAAATAGAAGCTGTTTTTCCAGATGGAACGAAGCTGGTAACACTTCACAACCCAATTAGCTAA
- a CDS encoding urease subunit beta, which translates to MSYLIPGEVIPEDGFIELNKGREITTLKVANTSDRPIQIGSHYHFYESNKGLEFDRHKSLGKRLDIPAGTAIRFEPGDKRDVNLVPYAGERKIFGFNGLINDSLQQ; encoded by the coding sequence ATGTCTTATTTAATTCCTGGAGAAGTGATTCCCGAAGATGGTTTTATTGAACTCAACAAAGGAAGAGAAATTACAACTCTCAAAGTCGCTAACACTTCTGATCGACCAATACAAATTGGCTCTCATTATCATTTCTATGAGTCTAATAAAGGTCTAGAATTTGATCGTCACAAATCTCTCGGCAAAAGGTTAGACATCCCAGCTGGTACTGCTATCAGATTTGAGCCAGGTGACAAAAGAGACGTTAATCTTGTCCCTTATGCAGGAGAGCGTAAAATTTTTGGGTTTAACGGACTTATAAACGATTCACTTCAACAATAA
- the ureC gene encoding urease subunit alpha has translation MSFKISRQAYAETYGPTKGDRIRLADTDLILEVEYDHTHYGDEVKFGGGKVIRDGMGQSQQSRDNGVVDTVITNALILDWWGIVKADIGIKDGKISGIGKAGNPDTQEGVNIIVGASTEAIAGEGNIITAGAIDSHIHFICPQQIETALASGVTTMLGGGTGPATGTNATTCTPGAFHISRMLQSAEGFPMNLGFFGKGNATNKTALEEQVRAGACGLKLHEDWGTTPACIDSCLSVADQLDVQVCIHTDTLNEAGFVEDTIHAIKGRTIHTFHTEGAGGGHAPDIIKICGESNVIPSSTNPTRPFTLNTLEEHLDMLMVCHHLDPKIPEDVAFAESRIRRETIAAEDILHDLGAFSIIASDSQAMGRVGEVISRTFQTAHKMKVQRGALPEDNRRNDNHRLKRYISKVTINPAIAHGISGHVGSIEVGKLADLVLWNPGFFGIKPDLVIKGGSIAWAQMGDANASIPTPQPVYGRPMFSSFGKGMNSTCLTFLSEIAIDAGIPEQLKLERSYAAVKDTRKISKQSMKLNDARPKIEVDPQTYEVFANEELLTCEPAESLPLAQRYLLL, from the coding sequence ATGTCTTTCAAGATTTCTCGCCAAGCATATGCAGAGACTTATGGTCCGACCAAAGGGGATCGTATTAGACTTGCGGATACAGACTTAATACTCGAAGTCGAATATGATCATACTCACTATGGAGATGAAGTCAAATTTGGTGGAGGTAAAGTGATTCGTGATGGGATGGGACAATCACAACAAAGTAGAGATAATGGAGTAGTAGATACAGTTATCACAAATGCACTAATTTTGGATTGGTGGGGAATTGTTAAAGCTGATATTGGCATTAAAGACGGGAAAATCTCAGGTATCGGAAAAGCTGGCAATCCTGATACTCAAGAAGGGGTCAACATTATTGTAGGAGCCAGTACAGAAGCAATTGCAGGAGAAGGAAACATTATTACTGCAGGAGCTATTGATAGTCATATTCATTTTATCTGTCCACAACAAATAGAAACTGCTTTAGCTAGTGGGGTTACCACAATGTTAGGAGGAGGGACAGGTCCAGCAACAGGTACTAATGCAACAACTTGTACACCAGGAGCATTTCATATATCAAGAATGCTGCAATCAGCAGAGGGATTTCCTATGAATCTGGGATTCTTTGGAAAAGGCAATGCAACTAACAAAACAGCATTAGAGGAACAAGTTAGAGCAGGTGCTTGTGGCTTAAAACTTCATGAAGACTGGGGAACGACACCGGCATGTATTGATTCGTGCCTAAGTGTTGCAGATCAACTAGACGTACAAGTTTGTATTCACACAGATACCCTAAACGAAGCTGGTTTTGTTGAAGATACAATTCACGCAATAAAAGGAAGAACAATTCATACTTTCCATACTGAAGGAGCTGGAGGTGGACATGCACCCGACATTATAAAAATTTGTGGGGAATCTAATGTAATCCCCAGCAGCACTAATCCCACAAGGCCTTTCACTCTAAATACTCTCGAAGAGCATTTAGACATGTTGATGGTATGCCATCACTTGGATCCTAAAATCCCTGAGGATGTTGCATTTGCCGAGTCAAGAATACGTCGTGAAACTATTGCTGCCGAGGACATACTTCACGATTTAGGAGCCTTTTCTATTATTGCGAGTGACTCACAGGCTATGGGAAGAGTTGGAGAAGTTATTAGTCGAACTTTTCAAACTGCTCATAAAATGAAAGTTCAAAGAGGAGCCTTACCAGAAGATAATAGAAGGAATGATAATCATCGACTAAAAAGATATATCTCAAAGGTAACTATTAATCCCGCAATAGCTCATGGAATCAGTGGTCATGTTGGATCAATAGAAGTTGGGAAACTAGCAGACTTAGTCCTTTGGAATCCGGGGTTTTTTGGAATCAAACCTGACTTAGTAATCAAAGGTGGATCTATCGCATGGGCTCAAATGGGAGATGCAAATGCCTCCATTCCTACTCCCCAACCAGTATATGGTCGTCCAATGTTTTCTTCCTTTGGAAAGGGAATGAATTCAACATGCCTTACTTTTTTAAGTGAGATCGCAATAGACGCTGGTATACCGGAGCAACTCAAATTGGAACGTTCTTATGCTGCCGTTAAAGACACAAGAAAGATATCTAAACAATCAATGAAACTAAATGATGCAAGACCAAAAATAGAAGTTGACCCTCAAACATATGAAGTTTTTGCAAACGAAGAGCTTTTGACTTGTGAACCGGCGGAATCACTACCACTTGCACAAAGATATCTATTGCTTTGA
- a CDS encoding DUF1830 domain-containing protein has protein sequence MVDFSYKNITSSMVILKCIGPDRFFLERAIFPQEVFSSMAPEGSQLEIWGIESYGPNLEQRLRVSSSSSSSSLEDLVAA, from the coding sequence ATGGTCGATTTCTCTTACAAAAACATCACTTCAAGCATGGTCATATTGAAATGCATTGGACCGGATAGATTTTTTTTAGAAAGAGCTATCTTCCCTCAAGAAGTCTTTTCATCTATGGCTCCAGAAGGTTCTCAGCTAGAAATTTGGGGTATTGAGTCATATGGGCCAAATTTAGAGCAACGACTCAGAGTATCTTCTTCTTCTTCTTCTTCTTCTTTAGAGGACCTTGTTGCAGCTTAG
- a CDS encoding porin → MKLFQRLLAAPAVLGLMAPVAANADTAFSSTTTLSGGAVFTIGSVADGGTSDTEEELYMQYGYGLDVTSSFTGEDMLYMGMETGNASGPLASMDSSVGGTGAITLHSLYYAFPVGDLSVTAGPLVDQDDVVAATTSAYSDAFRLGSMPYSLAGNETGPGVGVAYSNDNGVVASVSFVSVGGADSTVGIGADDGDDVSTFTLGYDGDGFGGGLVIASNDGEGGTTGYDTFGGGIYYSPESIDATLSVAYDTTDPETGADATDLFVGVDYEVGPGTLSAAYNSTDVDGSDSLDSTGFEVSYSYGLNDYVSVTAGFFTVEDTSTGDDDTGVVAETYFSF, encoded by the coding sequence ATGAAACTTTTTCAGCGTTTGCTTGCAGCTCCTGCTGTATTGGGATTAATGGCTCCTGTTGCAGCTAATGCAGATACTGCCTTTTCATCAACCACAACTCTTTCTGGTGGTGCTGTTTTTACTATTGGTTCAGTGGCTGATGGTGGTACATCTGACACGGAAGAAGAGCTCTATATGCAATACGGATATGGACTTGATGTAACTTCCAGTTTTACTGGTGAAGACATGCTCTACATGGGCATGGAAACTGGTAATGCTAGTGGCCCACTTGCAAGCATGGATAGCTCAGTCGGGGGCACTGGTGCTATTACTTTGCATTCTTTATATTATGCCTTCCCTGTTGGCGATCTTTCAGTAACTGCTGGACCTTTGGTTGATCAGGATGATGTTGTTGCTGCAACAACTTCTGCTTATTCAGACGCTTTCAGACTAGGCAGCATGCCTTATTCTTTGGCTGGTAACGAAACTGGTCCTGGAGTTGGTGTTGCTTACTCTAACGATAACGGTGTAGTTGCTTCTGTGAGTTTCGTTTCTGTTGGTGGTGCTGATTCAACAGTAGGTATTGGCGCTGATGATGGTGATGATGTTTCAACTTTCACTCTTGGCTATGACGGCGACGGCTTTGGTGGCGGTCTGGTAATCGCTTCTAACGACGGTGAAGGCGGAACAACTGGATACGACACATTTGGTGGTGGTATCTACTACAGCCCAGAGTCAATTGATGCAACATTGAGCGTTGCTTATGACACAACAGATCCAGAAACAGGTGCTGATGCAACTGACTTGTTCGTTGGTGTTGACTACGAAGTTGGTCCAGGAACATTAAGTGCTGCTTACAACTCAACTGATGTTGATGGTAGTGATTCTTTAGATTCAACAGGATTTGAAGTTTCATACAGCTATGGACTTAATGACTATGTATCTGTAACAGCTGGATTTTTCACTGTAGAAGATACAAGTACTGGTGATGACGACACTGGTGTAGTTGCTGAAACTTATTTTAGCTTCTAA